A stretch of the Methanobacterium sp. genome encodes the following:
- a CDS encoding HlyD family secretion protein — translation GEYAQPGATTLTILHSNTLRVRFFVPNDLRPRYLPGTEVQVSISGCERPLKATVTRVSARPEYTQPMMFSHELRDRLSFLTEARLTASSTCTAPPGTPVGVVVPAQEKQAS, via the coding sequence GGGCGAATACGCCCAGCCCGGCGCCACCACCCTGACCATCCTGCACAGCAACACGCTGCGCGTGCGCTTCTTTGTGCCCAACGATTTGCGACCTCGCTACCTGCCGGGCACCGAGGTGCAAGTCAGCATCTCGGGCTGTGAGCGGCCCCTGAAGGCCACGGTGACCCGCGTCAGCGCCCGGCCTGAGTACACGCAGCCCATGATGTTCAGCCACGAGCTGCGCGATCGCTTGAGCTTCCTGACCGAGGCCCGCCTGACGGCGTCGTCCACCTGCACCGCCCCGCCGGGTACCCCGGTGGGCGTGGTGGTGCCGGCGCAGGAGAA